In the genome of Populus alba chromosome 11, ASM523922v2, whole genome shotgun sequence, one region contains:
- the LOC118035061 gene encoding probable E3 ubiquitin-protein ligase ZFP1, with the protein MGQRNMLCTNHMIDLEMDQQSQGYLHPEPCILLGGVTNFRPSDIPTMVATSGNTNNRDAHLVDHYDGAMFYGMPQYHGLHPHRQYHGPNLDLNVATAPNFYVPYMTPSSGIPISHGSCDQLSSSNNYGVIEVSADEYGTHNHFMDNARGSFKIKNAEGNPGNFQYLNASASSSSSVAPLNTRHPEGVALMDATPFTPPHYRGSSASLIRDVGSQSSARNRLGAAGLDPALVHNPNHFIQANYLSQPYQPSGSLWLDQHLSNSATDGGTSGWTQTPAIPYIHGNNLNGGPIEIGNMGLQRYHEPASNRSNASFSHPSPVNLQHHNFHHMSPPIQGMRGHNINTRPQAPAASFRVPTANASQSTMNPSQDGLDIGLRHLGSVQPTGLRMYRPHREGVVPETTLRHRNLPQLRVLPTDGVAILGFPDYYEVENHVDHHRDMRLDIEDMSYEELLALGERIGSVNTGLSEGTIRKQLKTRTYLSSPSINLEEAACMDHEADSCIICQDDYKSKEKIATLDCGHEYHADCLKKWLRLKNVCPICKSEALNTERMDV; encoded by the exons ATGGGACAAAGAAACATGCTATGCACCAATCATATGATTGATTTAGAAATGGATCAACAAAGCCAGGGATATCTACATCCTGAGCCCTGCATTCTTTTAGGGGGTGTGACAAACTTCCGACCATCTGATATTCCAACCATGGTAGCAACTTCAGGGAACACTAACAATCGTGATGCCCATCTAGTGGATCATTATGATGGTGCTATGTTCTATGGTATGCCCCAATACCATGGTCTTCATCCTCATCGTCAATATCATGGCCCCAATCTTGATTTAAATGTTGCTACTGCACCCAACTTCTATGTTCCTTACATGACTCCATCGTCTGGTATTCCTATCAGTCATGGGTCTTGTGATCAGTTATCATCTTCCAACAATTATGGAGTGATTGAAGTTTCTGCAGATGAGTATGGGACACACAATCACTTCATGGATAATGCTAGAGGTtcattcaagataaaaaatgcAGAAGGAAACCCAGGGAATTTCCAGTATCTGAATGCATCGGCAAGCTCTAGCTCTTCAGTTGCCCCATTGAATACAAGGCATCCTGAGGGGGTTGCTTTGATGGATGCTACACCATTCACCCCGCCACATTACCGAGGGAGCAGTGCTTCATTGATCAGAGATGTGGGATCTCAAAGCAGTGCGAGGAATAGATTAGGTGCTGCTGGGTTAGATCCTGCTCTGGTGCACAATCCGAACCATTTTATTCAAGCAAACTATTTGAGTCAACCCTATCAGCCAAGTGGCTCTCTTTGGTTAGATCAACATTTAAGCAACAGTGCTACTGATGGAGGCACTTCAGGATGGACTCAGACCCCTGCTATTCCTTACATTCATG GGAACAATCTCAATGGAGGTCCTATAGAAATTGGAAATATGGGTCTACAGCGGTATCATGAGCCAGCTAGCAACAGAAGTAATGCCAGTTTCTCCCACCCTTCTCCAGTGAACCTCCAGCACCACAATTTTCATCATATGTCTCCACCAATTCAAGGAATGAGAGGCCACAATATTAATACTCGTCCTCAAGCACCAGCAGCTTCATTCAGAGTTCCTACAGCCAATGCCTCACAAAGCACTATGAATCCATCTCAAGATGGTTTAGATATTGGACTTAGGCATCTAGGATCAGTTCAACCAACTGGCCTTAGAATGTACAGGCCTCACCGTGAGGGAGTTGTACCTGAGACCACCCTAAGACATCGCAACCTCCCACAGTTGAGAGTATTGCCAACAGAT GGGGTAGCAATATTAGGGTTCCCTGACTATTATGAAGTAGAGAATCATGTTGACCACCACAGAGATATGCGCTTGGATATAGAGGACATGTCTTATGAG GAGCTTCTTGCACTAGGGGAGCGAATTGGCAGTGTAAATACTGGATTATCAGAGGGAACCAtcagaaaacaattaaaaacaagaaCTTATTTATCATCTCCTTCAATCAATTTGGAAGAGGCAGCTTGTATGGATCATGAAGCTGATTCTTGTATTATTTGCCAG GATGATTATAAGAGCAAGGAGAAAATTGCAACTCTTGATTGTGGACATGAGTATCATGCAGATTGCTTGAAGAAGTGGCTACGCTTGAAGAATGTCTGCCCCATCTGCAAATCAGAAGCCTTAAACACGGAAAGAATGGATGTTTAA
- the LOC118035062 gene encoding transcription elongation factor 1 homolog has protein sequence MGKRKSRAKPPPKKRMDKLDTVFSCPFCNHGTSVECRVDMKNLIGEAVCGICQESFSMTITALTEPIDIYSEWIDECERVNSLEDDGA, from the exons ATGGGGAAAAGAAAGTCAAGAGCAAAGCCACCACCCAAGAAGCGGATGGACAAACTTGATACTGTTTTTAGTTGCCCTTTCTGCAACCATGGCACAAGTGTCGAATGTCGCGT TGATATGAAGAACTTGATTGGTGAGGCTGTATGTGGGATTTGCCAGGAGAGCTTCAGCATGACCATCACAG CTTTGACTGAGCCTATAGACAT ATATAGCGAATGGATTGATGAATGCGAAAGGGTCAACAGCCTGGAAGATGACGGTGCTTAA